The window GAAAGCGGACGCAATTTTGAGGAAAATCGCGGCCATTGCCGACTTTGTAATCGCCGATGACCACCTTCGTCGTGTCGCTTTCCATGACCATCGGATTCTGTCGTTCCCACGAGCCTGCGGGAAAAAACCGCAAATAGGGGCCGAGACGATTTTGCTCCGTCAGCGGCGTGAGATCGGCGGAATCCGTCTTGGCGACGCGCGATTCTTCGAGCGGCGGATCGATCAACGGCACTACCACCAGACGATAGGTTCCAAACGCCGCCAGCACGGCCAAGAAAGCGAGCGCGGTGCGTTTGAGGCGGGAGAACATGGGAAATGATTATGCGATTTGCAAAATATGAAACGTAGACGTCAAGATCGCTGGCTTGCGTCGTCCTGTGACGGGACGGTCTTTATTTTTGAGGTATCATAATTTGCATTCTTCATTTTTCATTTCACGCGCCGAACTTTCGCAGCACATCTTGCCAGCGGTTTTGCGCCTTGAGCAATAGTTCGATCACTTCGCGCAGCGCGCCGTGCCCGCCGTTGGCTTTGGTCACATAGTGGGCCGACTGGCGCAGATCGTCGCTGCCATCGCCGATCGTCACGGCCAGTCCGACGTGTTTGAGCACCGGCAAATCGGGCAGGTCGTCGCCAACATAGCAAACTTGTTCGGGCTTCAAGTGGCGCTCGGCGATGATTTGCTTTACCGCCGGCAACTTGTCGTCGACCCCTTGTCGCACCAGATCGACGCCTAGCTCGACCGCGCGAAGCTGCACAATATGCGAGGCGCGACCGGTGATGATGCCGAAGTGATGCCCCGCGCGCTGCCAAAGCCGAATACCTAGCCCGTCGCGAATGTGGAAACGCTTGATTTCGATTCCTTGGTTATTGAAAATCACGCCGCCGTCGGTGAGTACACCGTCGACGTCGGAGAGCAACAATTCGATCGGTTGGCAACGGGTGGAGAGGTTCATGATTGATCGATGCAAAATGCAAAGTGAAAATTAAAGATGACTCAAGATTGGCTTCAGCGCCTTCGCATTTGCAATTTGCAGTCTGCAATTTGCAATTTGCATTTCGTCCTCAACCTAGTTCAAGCAACTCACGTGCCTTCGTCATCCCGAGAATGTAATTTTAGCAATGCGGGGTTCTT is drawn from Pirellulales bacterium and contains these coding sequences:
- a CDS encoding HAD hydrolase family protein produces the protein MNLSTRCQPIELLLSDVDGVLTDGGVIFNNQGIEIKRFHIRDGLGIRLWQRAGHHFGIITGRASHIVQLRAVELGVDLVRQGVDDKLPAVKQIIAERHLKPEQVCYVGDDLPDLPVLKHVGLAVTIGDGSDDLRQSAHYVTKANGGHGALREVIELLLKAQNRWQDVLRKFGA